One Corynebacterium appendicis CIP 107643 DNA window includes the following coding sequences:
- a CDS encoding sigma-70 family RNA polymerase sigma factor: MTQPNVDHVDDNEEKVDRGNRRNQTNDNPSADLVRVYLNGIGKTALLNAEEEVELAQRIEVGLYAQKLLDDPDVELTRAKRRDLKILAKDGRKARSHLLEANLRLVVSLAKRYTGRGMPLLDLIQEGNLGLIRAMEKFDYTKGFKFSTYATWWIRQAITRGMADQSRTIRLPVHLVEQVNKLSRIRREMYQSLGREPTNEELSEESGIEESKIEMLLRQSRDPVSLDMPVGADEEAPLGDFIEDAEAADAEDAVVSALRHDDINDIIGGLEQREQDVIRLRYGLDDGVPRTLDQIGRKFGLSRERVRQIEREVMSKLRVGDRADRLRDYAL; the protein is encoded by the coding sequence ATGACTCAGCCCAATGTAGATCATGTCGATGACAATGAGGAAAAAGTCGACCGCGGGAACCGTCGAAATCAGACGAATGACAACCCGTCAGCCGACCTCGTCCGCGTCTACCTGAACGGTATCGGCAAGACTGCTCTTCTGAACGCTGAGGAAGAGGTCGAGCTCGCGCAGCGCATCGAGGTGGGTCTCTACGCGCAGAAACTTCTTGACGATCCGGACGTCGAGCTCACCCGCGCCAAGCGCCGCGACTTGAAAATCCTGGCGAAGGACGGCCGCAAGGCCCGCTCCCACCTCCTAGAGGCGAACCTGCGCCTCGTGGTCTCGCTGGCCAAGCGCTACACCGGCCGCGGCATGCCGCTGCTGGACCTCATCCAGGAAGGCAACCTCGGCCTGATCCGCGCGATGGAGAAGTTCGACTACACCAAGGGCTTCAAGTTCTCCACGTACGCTACCTGGTGGATCCGCCAAGCGATCACCCGCGGCATGGCCGACCAGTCGCGCACGATCCGCCTCCCAGTCCACCTCGTCGAGCAGGTGAACAAGCTCTCCCGCATCCGCCGTGAGATGTACCAGTCCCTCGGCCGCGAACCCACGAACGAAGAGCTGTCCGAGGAGTCCGGCATCGAGGAATCCAAGATCGAGATGCTGCTGCGCCAGTCCCGCGACCCGGTGAGCCTGGACATGCCCGTCGGCGCCGACGAGGAAGCCCCGCTGGGCGATTTCATCGAGGACGCGGAGGCAGCCGACGCCGAGGACGCAGTGGTCTCCGCCCTGCGCCACGACGACATCAACGACATCATCGGCGGCCTCGAGCAGCGCGAGCAAGACGTCATCCGTCTGCGCTACGGGCTCGATGACGGCGTGCCGCGCACCCTCGACCAGATCGGCCGCAAGTTCGGGCTGTCGCGTGAGCGCGTCCGCCAGATCGAGCGCGAAGTGATGAGCAAGCTGCGCGTCGGCGACCGCGCCGACCGCCTGCGCGACTACGCGTTGTAG
- a CDS encoding metal-dependent transcriptional regulator, with protein sequence MRDLVDTTEMYLRTVYELEEEGIVPLRARIAERLDQSGPTVSQTVARMERDGLIVVESDRSLSLTERGRELATSVMRKHRLAECLLTDVLNLDLSQVHAEACRWEHVMSEDVERQMLRVLDDPTRSPFGNPIPALDELGYTASPEEDLGMRVSELEITEPVHVEIVQINEILQLDSEHYSSICRFGIARGAHVTLERNDNGSLALVTESGARVNLAPDLTHALRVIPVHG encoded by the coding sequence GTGAGAGATCTCGTAGATACCACCGAAATGTACTTGCGCACGGTCTACGAGCTCGAAGAAGAAGGCATTGTTCCGCTGCGAGCCCGCATCGCCGAGCGCCTCGACCAGTCCGGCCCTACCGTCTCTCAGACCGTTGCGCGCATGGAACGCGACGGCCTCATCGTCGTCGAATCCGACCGTTCCCTGTCCCTGACGGAGCGCGGACGAGAGCTCGCCACCTCCGTGATGCGCAAGCACCGCCTCGCCGAGTGCCTGCTTACCGACGTGCTGAACTTGGATTTGAGCCAGGTGCACGCCGAGGCTTGCCGCTGGGAGCACGTCATGAGTGAAGACGTGGAACGCCAGATGCTGCGGGTGCTCGACGACCCCACGCGCTCGCCGTTCGGCAACCCCATCCCCGCTCTCGATGAACTGGGATACACCGCGTCGCCGGAAGAGGACCTCGGGATGCGAGTGAGCGAGCTCGAGATCACCGAACCGGTCCATGTGGAGATCGTGCAGATCAACGAGATCCTGCAGCTCGATTCGGAGCACTACTCCTCCATCTGCCGCTTCGGCATCGCCCGCGGCGCGCACGTGACCTTGGAGCGCAACGACAACGGATCGCTCGCGCTGGTCACCGAGTCCGGCGCGCGCGTGAATCTCGCCCCGGATCTCACGCACGCGCTTCGCGTCATACCTGTCCACGGGTAG
- the galE gene encoding UDP-glucose 4-epimerase GalE, which translates to MSRLVVTGGAGYVGSVCSKVLLEAGHSVTIVDNFSTGNRDAVPDGAALVEGDIDDVIDDVLADGPVDGVLHFAARSLVGESVEKPDEYWRDNVGTTLKLLNSMRDHDVTNLVFSSTAATYGEPERVPITEDMPTAPRNAYGATKLTIDYAITSYATAFGLGATSLRYFNVAGAYGGLGENHATETHLIPLVLQVAQGKREKIFMYGDDWPTADGTCVRDYIHIRDLADAHLLALGSNTPGKHHIFNLGSGDGYSVKEVIEACRRVTGHEIPAEVAPRRAGDPATLIASSQRAKDELGWTPTRTDLDQIVADAWEYTQSR; encoded by the coding sequence ATGTCCCGTCTCGTCGTCACCGGCGGCGCCGGCTACGTCGGCAGCGTCTGCTCCAAAGTCCTGTTGGAGGCCGGCCACTCGGTCACCATCGTGGACAATTTCTCCACCGGCAATCGCGATGCCGTGCCGGACGGCGCCGCTCTCGTCGAGGGCGACATCGACGACGTGATCGACGATGTGCTTGCCGACGGCCCCGTCGACGGTGTCCTCCACTTCGCCGCCCGCTCCCTGGTCGGCGAATCCGTGGAAAAGCCCGACGAGTACTGGCGTGACAACGTGGGCACCACGTTGAAGCTGCTGAACTCCATGCGCGACCACGACGTGACCAACCTGGTGTTCTCGTCCACTGCCGCGACCTACGGTGAGCCGGAGCGCGTCCCGATCACTGAGGACATGCCCACCGCCCCGAGGAATGCCTACGGCGCGACCAAGCTGACCATCGACTACGCCATCACCTCGTACGCCACAGCCTTCGGCCTGGGCGCGACGAGCCTGCGCTATTTCAATGTGGCCGGCGCCTACGGCGGTCTCGGCGAGAACCACGCGACGGAGACCCACCTCATCCCGCTGGTGCTCCAGGTCGCGCAGGGAAAGCGCGAGAAGATCTTCATGTACGGCGATGACTGGCCCACCGCCGACGGTACCTGCGTGCGCGACTACATCCACATCCGGGATCTCGCCGATGCGCACCTTCTGGCGCTCGGCTCGAATACCCCGGGCAAGCACCACATCTTCAATCTGGGTTCCGGCGACGGCTACTCCGTCAAAGAGGTCATCGAAGCATGCCGCCGCGTGACCGGTCACGAGATCCCCGCCGAGGTCGCACCCCGCCGCGCCGGCGACCCGGCCACCCTCATCGCGTCGTCGCAGCGCGCGAAGGACGAGCTGGGGTGGACCCCCACCCGCACCGATCTCGACCAGATCGTCGCCGATGCGTGGGAGTACACCCAGTCCCGTTAA
- a CDS encoding DUF4192 domain-containing protein: protein MTHSFTGPQKPQNPDKPQNPNNPDRPNDPTTPNYDPWTDEIGSVDDPSSIIATIPGTIGYYPQESVVVIGLVPDETRGGELVLGPVMRADLAHAGQLGEFLDTAPVGRCVAFLGVLVTRTPLGKLATAAAHALEDLTRPCGEPLVDVLWHVSEIAQGTPYEMVFGPDPDEMDRNWPELKWSRGTVGSVVSSPAMRAWRDNGVLPALDRADTFEYFEQEPHSGVVTIGGEEVAIAELAREARLCADALRRQIDRGASTPGEFVREAMAALRNAPALPLIASDERLSLDRVFADTDDLFALVTVLSRSMLRDCVIGTAVRHPEPAATALLAVARAFDGVIRANALSLWSIVAISKGLSSWASAALATAQEDVPAHSMSAICQEILAAGQQQHLVTTILQGCELACAHIIGDAADGDGDEFNDFGRGSGDEGEDDFDDADEPDEEYSDQAASA from the coding sequence ATGACACATTCATTCACAGGACCTCAGAAACCACAGAACCCGGACAAGCCGCAAAATCCGAACAACCCAGACCGCCCGAACGACCCGACAACCCCGAACTACGATCCGTGGACCGACGAGATCGGTTCCGTCGACGACCCGTCGAGCATCATCGCCACCATTCCCGGCACCATCGGCTACTACCCGCAGGAATCCGTCGTCGTGATCGGGCTCGTGCCGGATGAGACCCGGGGCGGCGAACTCGTGCTGGGGCCGGTGATGCGCGCCGACTTAGCCCACGCCGGCCAGTTGGGCGAATTTCTGGACACGGCACCGGTGGGACGCTGCGTCGCCTTCCTCGGCGTGCTGGTGACCCGGACGCCCCTGGGGAAGCTGGCCACGGCCGCGGCACACGCGCTGGAGGATCTGACCCGTCCGTGCGGCGAGCCGCTGGTGGACGTGTTGTGGCACGTCTCCGAGATCGCGCAGGGCACCCCGTACGAGATGGTCTTCGGCCCCGACCCGGACGAAATGGACCGCAACTGGCCTGAACTGAAGTGGAGCCGCGGCACCGTGGGCTCCGTGGTGAGCTCGCCGGCGATGCGCGCGTGGCGCGACAACGGGGTGTTACCGGCGCTCGACCGCGCCGACACATTCGAGTACTTCGAGCAGGAGCCCCACTCGGGCGTGGTGACCATCGGCGGGGAAGAGGTCGCCATTGCGGAGCTCGCCCGTGAGGCGCGGCTGTGCGCCGACGCGCTGCGCCGCCAGATCGACCGCGGCGCGTCCACTCCCGGCGAGTTCGTCCGGGAGGCCATGGCGGCGCTGCGCAACGCACCGGCATTGCCTCTCATCGCCTCGGACGAGCGCCTGAGCCTGGACCGCGTTTTCGCGGACACCGACGATCTCTTCGCTCTCGTAACTGTGCTGTCACGGTCGATGCTGCGCGATTGCGTGATCGGCACGGCTGTCCGCCACCCGGAGCCGGCCGCGACGGCTCTGCTAGCTGTGGCCCGCGCGTTCGACGGCGTGATCCGGGCGAATGCACTGAGCCTGTGGTCGATCGTCGCGATCAGCAAGGGCCTGTCCTCGTGGGCGTCCGCCGCTCTGGCCACAGCCCAGGAAGATGTGCCGGCCCACTCCATGTCGGCGATCTGCCAGGAGATCCTCGCCGCGGGACAACAGCAGCACCTGGTCACCACGATTCTCCAGGGCTGCGAGCTCGCGTGCGCGCACATCATCGGCGATGCCGCGGACGGCGACGGGGACGAATTCAACGACTTCGGCCGCGGCAGTGGTGACGAAGGCGAAGACGATTTCGACGACGCGGATGAGCCGGACGAGGAATACAGCGATCAGGCGGCCAGCGCGTAA
- a CDS encoding PAC2 family protein has protein sequence MTSDDQRHMYELEYPAPAVEDGASSGPTLIVAMQGYADAGHAVEGAAGHLKDALDSRTLATFNNDELIDYRSRRPMVTLSQHEISNVDDIDLDIRVLRDSKGESFLLLSGPEPDLRWEAFSKSVADLADRFNVDKTICLYAAPMGAPHTRPLVVSAHGNDRDLVGKMFTFDGMVSIPGSAAVMIERELHSRGRRVAGYTAHVPHYVASSPYPHAVYQLLQSVSDTSNLQFPLRSIERDMERVAQQLAEQTNNSDEITQVVAQLEQHYDSEMASYREKNPQKMMPGEAQVPSGEEIGEAFENFLAAIDDRDRGKTLGPGNTWEDDQIDLPEDPDDDE, from the coding sequence ATGACGTCAGACGATCAGCGGCACATGTACGAGCTAGAGTATCCGGCTCCCGCCGTGGAAGACGGCGCGTCCTCTGGCCCCACCCTCATCGTGGCCATGCAGGGCTACGCCGATGCCGGGCACGCCGTCGAAGGCGCCGCCGGGCATTTGAAAGACGCGCTGGATTCGCGCACGCTCGCCACGTTCAACAACGACGAGCTCATCGACTACCGTTCGCGGCGCCCGATGGTGACGCTGAGCCAGCACGAGATCAGCAACGTCGACGACATCGACCTGGACATCCGCGTACTGCGCGATTCGAAGGGCGAGTCTTTCCTGCTGCTCTCCGGCCCGGAGCCGGACCTGCGCTGGGAGGCGTTCTCGAAGTCCGTCGCGGACCTCGCGGACCGCTTCAACGTGGACAAGACCATCTGCCTCTACGCCGCGCCGATGGGCGCGCCCCACACGCGCCCTCTCGTGGTCTCCGCGCACGGCAACGACCGCGATCTCGTCGGAAAGATGTTCACGTTCGACGGCATGGTGTCTATTCCGGGCTCCGCCGCGGTGATGATCGAGCGGGAGCTGCACTCGCGCGGCCGCCGCGTCGCAGGCTACACGGCGCACGTGCCGCACTACGTCGCGTCGTCGCCGTACCCGCACGCGGTCTACCAGCTGCTGCAGTCTGTCTCCGACACCTCGAATCTGCAGTTCCCGCTGCGCTCCATCGAGCGCGACATGGAGCGCGTGGCACAGCAGCTCGCCGAGCAGACGAACAATTCTGACGAGATCACGCAGGTCGTCGCCCAGCTCGAGCAGCACTACGATTCGGAGATGGCGTCCTACCGCGAGAAGAACCCGCAGAAGATGATGCCGGGCGAGGCCCAGGTGCCCAGCGGCGAAGAGATCGGCGAGGCGTTCGAGAATTTCCTCGCGGCCATCGACGACCGCGACCGCGGCAAAACGCTTGGCCCCGGCAACACGTGGGAAGACGACCAGATCGATCTTCCGGAGGACCCGGACGACGACGAGTAG
- a CDS encoding DEAD/DEAH box helicase: protein MTTNDEQAPAPTLTDSIADLEDVPSSLIDDAVWDSFTSWTTSRGISLYPAQEEASLALLAGDNVILATPTGSGKSMVANAAHFIAMSRGQRSFYTAPIKALVSEKFFALCDIFGPENVGMMTGDATVNGDAPIIAATAEIVANIALREGSKSDIRQVVMDEFHYYSEPDRGWAWQVPLLELPKAQFLLMSATLGDTKWLEDDLTRRTGRKTTFVGGSDRPVPLDFHYVFTPVHETIEELLSDGKAPIYVVHFSQREATERAQALTSISMITPEEKEAIREAISDFRFTTTFGKTLSKLLRRGIGIHHAGMLPKYRRLVERLAQAGHLKVICGTDTLGVGINVPIRTVLMTGLAKFDGTKQRIVKSREFHQIAGRAGRAGYDTEGTVVVEAPEHEIENVKLRRKAGDDPKKLKKIRKKAPRDGEISWSENTFNRLTEAESEELTSQFTVSNSMLLNVVARPGDGYEHMKHLLRDNHDTRAKQNRDILTAVDLFRGLIAAEVVERTPDSPAFRPYTLTAELDRDFALNQPLSPFALAFLTLLDPESETYDLDVISAFEAILDDPRQLLQAQQSAARGEEIAALKADGVDYTERMALIEDVTYPQPLRDELEEAYETFVQGNPWAKEFDLSPKSVVRDMIEHAMTFSDVIATYGLARSEGVVLRYLTDAWRTLSHSIPDAYMTQRLDDIIVWLGELIRQVDSSIIDEWAHMADENTPISRDDLERELAFGVEDPTALTANRRAFTIMVRNYFFRMVELFAYEKEKELADMLDYMELADQPDWPALMDDYFDEYDDVDLDADARGPDYFVLADADPGSRTWTVTQIVKDPEGDNSYQLHGTVDLDASDDAGEVRLSALEMRH from the coding sequence GTGACCACCAACGACGAACAGGCCCCAGCACCGACGCTCACAGATTCCATTGCGGATCTCGAGGACGTACCGAGCTCGCTTATCGACGACGCGGTCTGGGACTCCTTCACCTCCTGGACCACCTCGCGCGGCATCTCGCTGTATCCGGCGCAGGAGGAGGCGTCGTTGGCGCTGCTCGCCGGCGACAATGTCATTCTGGCCACCCCGACCGGCTCCGGTAAGTCGATGGTGGCCAATGCCGCGCACTTCATCGCGATGTCACGCGGCCAGCGCTCGTTCTACACCGCGCCGATCAAGGCGTTGGTGAGCGAGAAATTCTTCGCCCTGTGCGATATCTTCGGCCCGGAGAATGTGGGCATGATGACAGGTGACGCCACCGTCAACGGCGATGCCCCGATCATCGCGGCGACCGCCGAAATCGTGGCCAATATCGCGCTGCGCGAGGGCTCGAAATCCGATATCCGCCAGGTGGTGATGGACGAGTTCCACTACTACTCCGAGCCCGACCGCGGCTGGGCGTGGCAGGTGCCGCTGCTCGAGTTGCCCAAGGCGCAGTTCTTGCTCATGTCCGCCACCCTCGGCGACACGAAGTGGCTCGAGGACGACCTGACGCGCCGCACGGGCCGTAAGACCACCTTTGTCGGCGGTTCCGATCGTCCCGTTCCGCTGGACTTCCACTACGTGTTCACGCCCGTCCACGAAACGATCGAGGAGCTGCTCTCCGACGGCAAAGCACCCATTTACGTGGTGCACTTCTCCCAGCGTGAGGCCACGGAGCGTGCTCAGGCGCTCACATCGATCTCCATGATCACGCCTGAGGAAAAAGAAGCGATCCGCGAGGCCATCAGCGATTTCCGCTTCACCACCACCTTCGGCAAGACCTTGTCGAAGCTGCTGCGGCGTGGCATCGGCATCCACCACGCAGGCATGCTGCCGAAATATCGCCGCCTCGTTGAGCGCCTCGCGCAGGCCGGCCACTTGAAAGTCATCTGCGGCACGGACACGCTCGGCGTGGGCATCAACGTGCCGATCCGCACCGTGCTCATGACCGGTCTGGCCAAATTCGACGGCACGAAGCAGCGCATCGTGAAGTCGCGCGAATTCCACCAGATCGCCGGACGCGCGGGTCGCGCCGGCTACGACACCGAAGGCACGGTCGTTGTCGAAGCACCCGAGCACGAGATCGAGAACGTCAAGCTGCGCCGCAAGGCCGGCGACGACCCGAAGAAGCTGAAGAAGATCCGCAAGAAAGCCCCGCGAGACGGCGAGATCTCCTGGTCGGAGAACACCTTCAACCGCCTCACCGAGGCCGAGTCGGAGGAGCTGACCAGCCAATTCACCGTGTCCAACTCGATGCTGCTCAACGTCGTGGCTCGCCCGGGCGACGGCTACGAGCACATGAAGCACCTCCTGCGCGACAACCACGACACCCGCGCGAAACAGAACCGCGACATTCTCACCGCCGTCGACCTCTTCCGCGGACTCATCGCCGCCGAAGTCGTCGAGCGCACCCCGGACTCCCCCGCTTTCCGCCCGTACACGCTCACCGCGGAGCTCGACCGCGACTTCGCGCTCAACCAGCCGCTGTCGCCGTTCGCGCTCGCATTCCTCACGCTGTTGGACCCCGAGAGCGAGACCTACGATCTCGACGTCATCTCCGCCTTCGAGGCGATCCTCGACGACCCGCGCCAGCTCCTCCAGGCCCAGCAATCCGCCGCCCGCGGCGAGGAGATCGCCGCGCTCAAGGCCGACGGCGTCGACTACACCGAACGCATGGCGCTCATCGAGGACGTCACATACCCGCAGCCGCTGCGCGACGAGCTCGAGGAGGCGTACGAGACATTCGTGCAAGGCAACCCGTGGGCGAAGGAATTCGACCTCTCACCGAAGTCCGTTGTGCGCGACATGATCGAGCACGCGATGACATTCTCCGACGTGATTGCCACCTACGGCCTCGCGCGCAGTGAAGGCGTTGTTCTGCGCTACCTCACCGACGCGTGGCGCACGCTGTCGCACTCCATCCCCGATGCATACATGACGCAGCGTCTCGACGACATCATCGTCTGGCTCGGCGAGCTCATCCGCCAGGTAGATTCTTCGATTATCGACGAATGGGCCCACATGGCCGACGAGAACACCCCGATTAGCCGCGACGACCTGGAACGCGAGCTGGCCTTCGGCGTGGAGGACCCCACTGCCCTCACCGCCAACCGCCGCGCCTTCACGATCATGGTGCGCAACTACTTCTTCCGCATGGTGGAACTCTTTGCCTACGAGAAAGAAAAAGAGCTCGCCGACATGCTCGACTACATGGAGCTGGCCGACCAGCCCGACTGGCCGGCTCTCATGGACGACTACTTCGACGAATACGACGACGTCGACCTGGACGCTGACGCGCGCGGTCCCGATTACTTCGTCCTCGCCGACGCCGATCCCGGCTCACGAACCTGGACTGTCACCCAAATCGTGAAGGACCCCGAGGGAGATAATTCGTACCAGCTGCACGGCACCGTCGACCTCGACGCGTCCGACGATGCCGGCGAAGTTCGGTTGAGTGCGCTGGAAATGCGGCATTAA
- a CDS encoding hydrogen peroxide-inducible genes activator gives MSNKEYRPTLAQIRTFVTIAERRHFGTAANQLQISQPSLSQALVALESGLGIQLIERSTRKVIVTPVGERLLPYAQATLEAADSFVQHSRGAQGVLTGQLTLGIIPTIAPYLLPELLRAAQERYPDLEPKIVEETTPALMDQLRNGQLDAALIAFPTGTTGLDEIPLYTEDFAIAVAEGHPMAGRDDVTLSELDALDMLLMDDGHCLRDQIMDLCRNANLDVAGMTESVTRASSLTTIIQLVAAGYGGTLLPISAVSVECARPNVAVAHFADSVTASRHVGLVHRSSSTRADEFAALGELITEAFHATVDKRA, from the coding sequence ATGAGCAACAAGGAGTACCGCCCGACGCTGGCTCAAATCCGCACGTTCGTGACCATTGCCGAGCGCCGGCATTTCGGCACCGCGGCCAACCAGCTGCAGATCTCCCAGCCCTCCCTCTCCCAAGCGCTCGTCGCCTTGGAATCAGGCCTGGGAATTCAGCTCATCGAGCGATCGACGCGCAAAGTCATCGTCACGCCCGTCGGTGAGCGCCTCCTCCCCTACGCACAGGCCACGCTCGAAGCCGCCGATTCCTTCGTGCAGCATTCCCGCGGCGCGCAAGGCGTTCTCACCGGGCAGCTCACCTTGGGCATCATCCCGACCATTGCGCCGTACCTCCTGCCCGAACTTCTGCGCGCCGCGCAAGAACGCTACCCGGATCTCGAACCCAAGATCGTTGAGGAAACCACGCCGGCGCTCATGGACCAGCTGCGCAACGGCCAGCTCGACGCCGCGCTCATCGCCTTCCCCACCGGCACGACCGGACTGGACGAGATCCCCCTCTACACCGAGGATTTCGCCATCGCAGTCGCCGAGGGCCATCCGATGGCCGGCCGCGACGATGTCACCCTCAGTGAGCTGGACGCCCTCGATATGCTGCTCATGGACGACGGGCACTGCCTGCGCGACCAGATCATGGACCTGTGCCGCAACGCCAACCTCGACGTCGCCGGCATGACCGAGTCCGTCACCCGCGCGTCCTCGCTGACCACCATCATCCAGCTGGTCGCCGCCGGCTACGGCGGAACGCTGCTGCCTATTTCCGCCGTGTCGGTCGAATGCGCCCGCCCCAACGTCGCCGTGGCACACTTCGCCGACAGCGTCACCGCATCGCGCCACGTCGGACTCGTGCACCGCTCGTCGTCGACGCGCGCCGACGAATTCGCCGCCCTCGGGGAACTGATCACGGAGGCCTTCCACGCGACCGTCGACAAGCGTGCTTAG